One Vallitalea pronyensis genomic region harbors:
- a CDS encoding ATPase, T2SS/T4P/T4SS family translates to MIDSGLSNANKEAFYKNYPLPEFDLSQYIYAQTGENTKQVVHITRDELTRFYALCDTIFKYFHSQWDKEGLETSTLLRQKNAILGKTLEVNYFKDNIEDYLKRNNKLSEWYPTWYKDIVDAIYQECWGLGGISQWKHDEAYTYSQSAKIIGERIYFMEDGKMTLKPQRISDARRKQLIKALLLNEKHIHYDGKHAEVAMHDGTRITIYGEKLVKENLEVIIFRKYIIPKLSFEEQAKRHTIPEELIPVLKDMVKVGYNMLFTGAVRTGKTTFLETWQMYEDTSLEGVMIETGAEIPAHKLQPHAPIMQLIADDEQLGSIIKPLMRSDADYIISAEARDGRALNVSMRAANKGTRRCKTTYHTTEPMDICYDIADEIVKFYGGDLYNTIYKVAKSFHYVFHFVQLADKSKKRLKGIYEIRFKRHEHCISMHPICKYLYHEDTWQFKYDIGEDKMEVGFEEDRTAFENFERGLKTLEKKFPYDDYQVYKPKYDGLKR, encoded by the coding sequence GTGATAGATAGCGGCTTATCAAATGCTAATAAAGAAGCTTTTTATAAAAACTATCCTTTGCCCGAATTTGACCTTAGTCAATATATTTATGCCCAAACAGGTGAAAACACAAAACAGGTGGTTCATATAACCCGGGATGAGTTAACAAGATTTTATGCTCTATGTGATACGATTTTTAAATACTTTCATAGCCAATGGGATAAAGAAGGTTTAGAAACAAGTACCTTACTAAGACAAAAAAATGCCATACTAGGAAAAACCTTGGAGGTTAACTACTTTAAAGATAATATCGAAGATTACTTAAAAAGAAACAATAAATTATCAGAATGGTATCCCACATGGTATAAGGATATTGTTGACGCCATCTACCAAGAATGCTGGGGGCTTGGCGGTATATCCCAATGGAAACATGATGAGGCATATACATATTCTCAATCTGCCAAAATAATTGGTGAACGTATCTATTTTATGGAAGACGGTAAAATGACTTTAAAGCCCCAACGCATAAGTGATGCCAGACGAAAACAACTCATCAAAGCCCTCTTGTTAAATGAAAAGCATATACATTATGACGGAAAACATGCTGAAGTAGCCATGCATGATGGTACTCGAATTACGATTTATGGTGAAAAACTTGTAAAAGAAAATCTAGAAGTGATTATTTTTAGAAAATATATCATACCCAAACTTTCATTTGAAGAACAGGCAAAGCGTCATACCATACCAGAAGAACTGATACCGGTCTTAAAGGATATGGTCAAAGTGGGTTACAATATGTTATTTACAGGTGCCGTTAGAACAGGTAAAACAACATTTCTTGAAACATGGCAAATGTATGAAGATACGTCACTGGAAGGGGTTATGATTGAAACAGGGGCAGAAATACCTGCACATAAGCTGCAACCTCATGCACCAATTATGCAGTTGATAGCTGATGATGAACAATTAGGGAGTATCATTAAACCGCTCATGCGTTCCGATGCAGATTATATCATATCTGCCGAAGCAAGAGATGGACGGGCATTGAATGTATCCATGCGAGCAGCCAATAAAGGTACAAGACGTTGTAAAACAACCTATCATACTACAGAACCTATGGATATCTGCTATGACATTGCAGATGAGATTGTGAAATTCTATGGGGGAGATTTATACAATACCATCTATAAAGTAGCAAAATCATTTCACTATGTCTTTCATTTCGTCCAGCTTGCGGATAAGAGCAAAAAGCGTTTAAAAGGTATTTATGAAATACGTTTTAAACGTCACGAACATTGTATTAGTATGCACCCTATATGTAAGTATCTCTATCATGAGGATACTTGGCAGTTTAAGTATGATATAGGTGAGGATAAAATGGAGGTTGGTTTTGAAGAAGACCGAACTGCATTTGAAAACTTTGAAAGAGGTTTAAAAACATTGGAGAAAAAATTTCCCTATGATGACTATCAAGTTTATAAGCCAAAATATGACGGGTTAAAAAGGTGA